The Sediminispirochaeta smaragdinae DSM 11293 genome has a segment encoding these proteins:
- a CDS encoding DUF3798 domain-containing protein — MKKSLIILACLLLATGMLFAGGNQEQAAATGSEGAAFHIGVVTGTVSQSEDDLRGAERLIEEYGAVADGGMIQHITYPDNFMQEMETTITQIVGLADDPLMKAIVVNQAIPGTTEAFRRVKEKRSDILLIAGEAHEDPLVIESAADLAVNNDFVARGYLIIHTAKEMGAKTFVHISFPRHMSYETLARRRAIMEVACNDLGLKFVFETAPDPTSDVGVAGAQQFILEKVPAWVDKYGEDTAFFCTNDAHTEPLLKQLIEYGGSFVEADLPSPLMGYPGALGIDLSAEQGDFPAILKKVEQTIVEKGGTGRFGTWAYSYGYTTTAGLGELAKRVIEGNAKLTSLPDLMSAYNKYTPDAQWNGSFYTDANTGVRAKNHVLIYQDTYVMGRGYMHTTDIKVPEKYFTVK, encoded by the coding sequence ATGAAGAAAAGTCTTATTATCCTTGCCTGCTTACTTCTGGCGACCGGTATGCTATTTGCCGGCGGGAACCAGGAGCAGGCTGCCGCAACAGGCAGCGAAGGCGCCGCATTTCATATCGGCGTCGTAACGGGAACGGTTTCCCAGTCAGAGGACGACCTGCGTGGGGCCGAACGGCTCATCGAGGAGTACGGTGCCGTCGCCGATGGAGGAATGATTCAGCACATCACCTATCCTGATAATTTCATGCAGGAAATGGAAACCACCATCACCCAGATCGTGGGATTGGCGGATGATCCACTCATGAAAGCAATCGTGGTCAACCAGGCCATCCCGGGAACCACCGAGGCTTTCCGCCGGGTAAAGGAAAAACGATCAGATATCCTTTTGATCGCAGGTGAAGCCCACGAAGATCCTCTTGTTATCGAGAGTGCTGCAGACCTTGCGGTAAACAACGACTTTGTCGCCCGTGGATACCTCATTATCCATACTGCCAAGGAGATGGGTGCGAAAACCTTCGTCCACATTTCTTTTCCTCGCCACATGAGCTATGAGACCCTGGCACGCCGCCGGGCCATCATGGAAGTGGCCTGTAACGATCTCGGTCTGAAATTCGTCTTTGAGACCGCTCCCGATCCGACCAGCGACGTCGGTGTTGCGGGTGCGCAGCAGTTTATTCTTGAAAAAGTTCCGGCCTGGGTTGATAAATACGGAGAGGACACCGCTTTTTTCTGTACAAACGATGCCCATACCGAACCTTTGCTTAAGCAGTTGATCGAATACGGCGGCTCCTTCGTCGAGGCAGACCTCCCGAGCCCCCTGATGGGCTATCCCGGAGCCCTGGGAATCGACCTTTCCGCCGAACAGGGTGATTTCCCCGCCATTCTCAAAAAGGTTGAACAGACCATCGTCGAGAAGGGAGGAACCGGCCGCTTTGGAACGTGGGCTTACTCCTACGGCTATACGACGACCGCAGGCCTCGGCGAACTGGCAAAGCGTGTCATAGAAGGCAACGCCAAGCTCACCAGTCTTCCCGATCTGATGAGTGCTTATAATAAGTATACGCCCGATGCACAGTGGAACGGTTCCTTTTACACCGACGCAAACACCGGGGTTCGGGCCAAAAACCATGTTCTCATCTACCAGGACACCTACGTCATGGGAAGGGGTTACATGCATACGACCGATATCAAGGTTCCGGAAAAATACTTTACAGTAAAGTAA
- a CDS encoding IclR family transcriptional regulator: MSSDADKYTIKAVERSFEILDYISERNHPVSFQEITGALNLNNNMAFRLLASLQNSGYLQKDEGSNCYFISLKSLKLSRNALRSIELRKIAFPYMEMLWSQYPNANINIAVYYQGEVLVIDRIDSQNLPRTYFTPGRVLPFHCSGLGKILTCTLPEEEINQLITEKGLKQYTVHTITSPEALKQELIKVRKEMVGRDRNEFISGDNCTAVPIFDKNRRIIAGLSASALESYMSAEEIDQMFPKLQETAHRISAVMGYDDII; this comes from the coding sequence ATGTCATCTGACGCTGACAAATATACAATCAAAGCTGTTGAACGCAGTTTTGAAATTTTGGATTATATAAGTGAACGCAACCATCCTGTTTCGTTTCAGGAAATCACCGGAGCCCTCAATCTAAACAACAATATGGCGTTCAGACTCCTGGCATCTTTGCAGAATTCCGGATATCTGCAGAAAGACGAAGGATCGAATTGTTATTTCATTTCCCTCAAATCACTTAAACTTTCCCGCAATGCCCTTCGATCCATCGAACTGAGGAAAATCGCCTTTCCATACATGGAAATGCTTTGGAGCCAATATCCGAATGCAAACATCAACATAGCCGTATACTACCAAGGCGAAGTTTTGGTCATCGACCGGATCGACAGCCAGAACCTTCCCCGCACATACTTCACCCCCGGTAGGGTATTACCGTTCCATTGCTCGGGATTGGGCAAAATCCTTACCTGTACACTTCCCGAGGAGGAAATTAACCAGCTGATAACGGAGAAGGGACTCAAGCAATATACAGTGCATACCATCACCTCTCCCGAAGCACTCAAACAGGAGTTGATAAAAGTTAGAAAGGAGATGGTGGGGCGTGACCGCAACGAATTTATCTCCGGCGACAACTGCACCGCCGTCCCCATTTTCGACAAAAACAGGCGTATCATCGCCGGTCTAAGCGCATCAGCTCTTGAAAGCTACATGAGTGCCGAGGAAATCGACCAGATGTTCCCAAAACTGCAGGAGACTGCACATCGCATATCTGCAGTCATGGGCTATGACGATATCATTTAA
- the garR gene encoding 2-hydroxy-3-oxopropionate reductase: MKIGFIGLGIMGKPMVRNLLKAGYEVTVYDIVAVNMDDAVQAGAYRGTSPANIAAGSDLVITMLPNSPHVKSVVLGENGVLTGAKSGLKYVDMSSIAPLASKEIGKACAEKGVRMLDAPVSGGEPKAVDGTLSIMAGGEQALFDEVKPVLECMGASVVLCGDIGAGNTTKLANQMIVAGNIAILAEALTLAKKAGVNPQTVFEAIQGGLAGSTVMQAKAPMMIASDFKPGFKIDLHIKDLNNAIATGHDIGSPLFLTTSVQEMFEMLHADGCGQDDHSGLAKYYAKISGTTIGA; this comes from the coding sequence ATGAAGATTGGATTTATTGGTTTGGGGATTATGGGCAAGCCTATGGTCAGGAATTTGTTGAAAGCGGGCTACGAAGTAACTGTATATGATATTGTGGCTGTAAATATGGACGATGCTGTACAGGCTGGCGCTTATCGGGGAACGAGTCCTGCAAACATTGCTGCAGGCAGCGACCTGGTCATCACCATGCTCCCAAACTCACCCCATGTGAAGAGTGTCGTTTTGGGTGAGAACGGCGTCTTGACTGGAGCGAAAAGCGGTCTTAAGTACGTCGATATGTCCTCGATCGCCCCGCTTGCAAGCAAGGAGATCGGAAAAGCATGTGCTGAGAAAGGGGTACGAATGCTGGATGCTCCCGTTTCCGGTGGAGAACCCAAAGCCGTGGATGGTACCCTGTCCATTATGGCAGGTGGTGAGCAGGCACTGTTTGACGAAGTGAAACCGGTGCTTGAATGTATGGGCGCTTCGGTTGTCCTGTGTGGCGACATCGGTGCGGGAAATACCACAAAACTGGCAAACCAGATGATCGTTGCCGGAAATATTGCCATCCTTGCTGAAGCCTTGACCCTTGCAAAGAAAGCCGGGGTGAATCCTCAGACAGTGTTTGAAGCCATTCAAGGAGGACTTGCCGGCTCGACGGTTATGCAGGCGAAGGCTCCTATGATGATTGCTTCAGATTTCAAACCTGGGTTCAAGATTGATCTACACATCAAGGACTTGAATAATGCCATTGCAACCGGACACGACATCGGTTCCCCGTTGTTCCTGACCACTTCTGTCCAGGAAATGTTTGAAATGCTCCATGCCGACGGATGCGGACAGGATGATCACAGCGGTTTGGCAAAGTATTATGCTAAGATTTCGGGCACGACCATAGGAGCATAA
- a CDS encoding dihydrodipicolinate synthase family protein, with amino-acid sequence MNSEFIKGIIPPIVTPVTVDEQIDEQALRNQIDFMIDGGIDGILAFGSNGEFYMFGQEEMRFVLSVLIDQVRGRIPVYMGIGAIRTSTCINLAKMGLDLGVDGISVLQPMFLKPTEDELETHLSSIAESISGTPMLLYNNPGRTGYGMSQDMVWRLAHTYENIVGMKDSSGDMTQTIEFIRRNRDVGFRVMSGKDTLIYSGMCAGAVGAVCSTANFLPDLVCSIYRKFIAGDCQGSLEAQWRLNPIRLQMDKSSFPVATKDYANLLGHEVGRPVLPSKCSPEPIMAQLGKCLKDNGFLLAEHGTSS; translated from the coding sequence GTGAATTCGGAGTTTATCAAAGGGATCATCCCTCCCATCGTGACTCCTGTCACCGTAGACGAGCAGATTGATGAGCAGGCTTTGCGGAATCAAATTGATTTCATGATTGACGGAGGTATCGATGGAATTCTTGCCTTTGGCTCGAACGGTGAATTCTACATGTTCGGTCAGGAGGAGATGCGGTTTGTCTTGTCAGTCCTCATAGACCAGGTACGCGGGCGTATTCCCGTATATATGGGCATCGGGGCCATCCGGACCAGTACATGCATCAATCTTGCCAAAATGGGGTTGGACTTGGGAGTTGATGGGATATCGGTTTTGCAACCGATGTTCCTCAAACCGACGGAGGATGAGTTGGAGACTCACCTGTCTTCAATTGCGGAGAGTATTTCTGGTACACCCATGTTGCTGTACAACAATCCCGGACGTACCGGTTATGGAATGAGTCAGGATATGGTATGGCGTCTTGCCCATACCTACGAGAATATTGTCGGTATGAAAGACAGTAGCGGGGATATGACGCAGACCATTGAATTCATCAGAAGAAACCGGGATGTGGGATTCAGAGTGATGAGCGGAAAAGATACTCTGATCTATTCGGGAATGTGTGCAGGAGCTGTAGGTGCTGTGTGTTCAACTGCAAATTTTCTTCCCGATTTGGTCTGTTCCATCTACCGGAAATTTATTGCCGGAGATTGTCAGGGATCCTTGGAAGCACAATGGAGACTCAATCCAATTCGTTTGCAGATGGACAAGTCGAGTTTTCCGGTTGCTACAAAGGATTATGCCAATCTTTTGGGGCATGAAGTGGGAAGACCAGTGTTGCCCAGTAAATGTTCTCCTGAACCGATTATGGCCCAGTTGGGCAAATGTCTTAAAGACAACGGGTTTCTGCTGGCTGAGCACGGAACTTCTTCATAG
- a CDS encoding tripartite tricarboxylate transporter TctB family protein, with product MYRKYKDVVSAVIIFMAGLIYFILSFSIRQYGDAAVDSSFLPRILGGLLLLLSSVQIVSGIRKANAISVSDKDSMVGHVGYLPVVLTLLLMFAYAAGMKPLGFLLSTIAFVFFQALVLIPKKQRNYIVISIVSVVFSVAVYLVFTRVFSLVLPHGILG from the coding sequence ATGTATAGAAAATATAAAGACGTGGTCAGTGCCGTAATCATTTTCATGGCAGGCCTGATCTATTTCATACTTTCATTTTCCATACGGCAATATGGAGATGCCGCAGTCGATTCGAGTTTCCTTCCTCGGATTCTCGGTGGATTGCTGTTGTTGTTGAGCTCTGTCCAAATCGTTTCCGGTATTCGAAAAGCTAATGCTATCTCCGTTTCCGACAAGGATTCCATGGTCGGACATGTCGGATATCTTCCCGTGGTGCTGACCCTTCTGCTGATGTTTGCCTATGCTGCCGGAATGAAACCACTGGGATTCTTGTTATCCACGATTGCCTTTGTGTTTTTCCAGGCATTGGTTCTGATTCCGAAGAAGCAACGGAACTATATTGTGATATCCATCGTTTCCGTTGTGTTCTCGGTTGCCGTCTATTTGGTCTTTACCAGGGTTTTCTCGTTGGTGTTGCCTCATGGGATTCTTGGATAG
- a CDS encoding tripartite tricarboxylate transporter permease has protein sequence MILQSFLAVVSPVCFLWILLGTVVGIIFGAIPGLTATMAIVMFIPVTYSLPPVVSIALLMSLYIGGISGGLIPAILLNIPGTPASIATCFDGRPMAVNGEGGKALGYGVVFSFFGTVLSVLALVLISPLLAALAIKFGPFEYSAVTIFSLSLIITLSAENLVKGLITGIIGLIFATVGMAPIDSVTRYTFGTVNLRSGFDILTVLVGIYAIPEILAAAENSRMLNKIDTSAIGKVSIRGFGFSFKDFVGQIWNATRSALIGIGLGILPGIGNGTSNILAYSVAKNQSKHPEKFGTGIPDGIVATESANNATIGGTIIPLLTLGIPGDSTAALLLGAFIINGITPGPLIFQQNGNIVYAVYFAMILASIAMLLFELFGINLFVKILQIPKHLLFPIVFILCAIGAFGLNNRLFDVYVLICFGIVGYFLKKSDYPLPPLILGFVLGPIFELNFRRALSYSQGSFLPFLTQPIALAFLVLTIVSVGFGISKRRRRGAF, from the coding sequence ATGATTCTACAAAGCTTTCTGGCGGTGGTATCTCCCGTCTGTTTCCTTTGGATTCTTCTTGGGACGGTCGTAGGAATCATCTTCGGGGCCATTCCCGGACTGACTGCCACTATGGCCATCGTTATGTTTATTCCTGTGACCTACAGCCTTCCGCCTGTTGTCAGTATTGCCTTGTTGATGTCCCTTTATATCGGTGGAATCTCGGGTGGTTTGATTCCTGCGATCCTTTTGAACATCCCCGGTACCCCGGCTTCCATCGCAACCTGTTTCGATGGAAGACCTATGGCGGTCAATGGGGAAGGAGGTAAGGCGCTTGGATATGGGGTTGTGTTCAGTTTTTTCGGTACTGTATTGAGTGTCCTGGCATTGGTGTTGATATCTCCGTTACTTGCTGCATTAGCCATCAAATTTGGACCATTCGAATACTCTGCGGTGACAATTTTCTCCCTTTCTCTGATCATCACCTTGTCTGCGGAAAACTTGGTGAAAGGGCTTATCACCGGTATCATTGGACTGATCTTTGCAACGGTTGGGATGGCGCCCATCGATTCAGTAACACGGTATACGTTCGGTACGGTGAATCTCCGATCAGGATTTGACATCTTGACTGTATTGGTCGGCATCTATGCGATCCCTGAAATTCTTGCTGCAGCAGAAAACAGCAGGATGTTGAATAAGATTGATACCAGTGCGATCGGTAAGGTGAGTATCCGCGGATTCGGCTTTTCCTTCAAAGACTTTGTTGGGCAGATCTGGAATGCCACCCGCAGTGCACTTATCGGCATAGGATTAGGGATTCTGCCGGGAATCGGGAACGGAACATCCAATATTCTTGCATATTCGGTAGCGAAGAACCAGTCGAAGCATCCTGAAAAGTTCGGGACCGGTATTCCTGACGGTATTGTCGCTACAGAATCGGCGAACAATGCGACCATCGGAGGGACAATCATTCCGTTGCTGACGTTGGGCATTCCCGGTGATTCCACAGCAGCACTGTTGTTGGGTGCCTTCATTATCAACGGCATCACCCCTGGTCCCCTGATTTTCCAACAGAATGGGAATATCGTTTATGCGGTCTATTTTGCCATGATTCTTGCAAGCATCGCCATGTTGCTCTTTGAGTTGTTTGGAATCAACCTGTTTGTAAAGATCTTGCAGATCCCCAAACATCTGCTGTTCCCGATCGTATTTATCCTGTGCGCGATAGGTGCCTTCGGCTTGAACAACCGGCTTTTTGATGTCTATGTACTGATTTGTTTTGGCATCGTCGGATACTTTCTGAAAAAGTCAGATTATCCCTTGCCCCCGTTGATCCTTGGATTTGTGCTTGGCCCGATATTCGAATTGAATTTTAGAAGGGCTTTGTCGTACTCGCAGGGAAGTTTTCTGCCCTTCCTCACACAACCTATTGCACTGGCCTTCCTGGTACTGACCATTGTTTCTGTGGGGTTCGGGATTTCAAAGAGACGGAGACGGGGCGCCTTTTAA
- a CDS encoding tripartite tricarboxylate transporter substrate binding protein, protein MKKRLMIVAVFVLCLTSVWANGQKEKGTDDWPSKPIQMIVPFRAGGDSDFNARVYAKYLEDVLGQSIVVVNVDGGGGSIGATEAKNATPDGYTVFLGDVALALNEASSLTDFGYEAFECAGIVGKNSGEYLTVRSDFPADSAPELIALTQEEPNKYKLAANTGATTYYAASVLKKLGAQFNIVNAGSSSERVASLKGGHIDAMFNSMGTIKDYVQNDDFKILGSAASERAQAYPDYPTMKEQGIDLAYDITYVMYFPKGTDPEIAQKFHAACKIVSENPEYAEEIFKAYGQFPYVADIDTSLKLLKEERDKFMAFKDEFSTGK, encoded by the coding sequence ATGAAGAAAAGATTGATGATCGTCGCGGTGTTTGTACTTTGTCTGACTTCGGTATGGGCAAACGGCCAGAAAGAAAAAGGGACAGATGACTGGCCTTCCAAACCGATCCAAATGATTGTTCCGTTCAGAGCTGGCGGCGACAGTGATTTTAATGCACGTGTGTATGCAAAATACCTGGAGGATGTGCTTGGACAATCCATTGTTGTGGTGAATGTCGATGGTGGCGGCGGATCGATCGGTGCAACCGAAGCCAAGAATGCCACGCCCGACGGGTACACAGTCTTCCTCGGCGATGTCGCCCTCGCGTTGAATGAAGCTTCGTCTCTGACCGATTTCGGATATGAGGCGTTTGAGTGCGCTGGTATCGTCGGCAAGAATTCCGGCGAATATCTGACGGTCCGTTCCGATTTTCCTGCTGATTCCGCTCCGGAATTGATCGCTTTGACGCAGGAAGAACCCAACAAGTACAAGTTGGCGGCGAATACCGGTGCGACTACATATTATGCAGCCTCAGTATTGAAAAAGCTCGGCGCCCAATTCAATATCGTTAATGCCGGCAGTTCCTCCGAACGGGTTGCATCCCTGAAGGGTGGCCATATCGATGCCATGTTCAACTCAATGGGAACTATCAAAGATTATGTCCAAAACGATGATTTCAAGATTTTGGGTTCCGCAGCTTCTGAACGTGCACAAGCCTATCCGGATTATCCTACCATGAAGGAGCAGGGGATTGACCTTGCCTATGATATCACCTACGTGATGTATTTTCCCAAGGGGACAGACCCGGAAATTGCGCAGAAGTTCCATGCTGCCTGCAAGATTGTCTCTGAAAACCCTGAGTACGCCGAAGAGATCTTCAAAGCATACGGACAGTTTCCTTATGTCGCCGACATCGACACTTCTCTAAAGCTTTTAAAGGAGGAACGCGACAAGTTTATGGCTTTCAAGGATGAATTCTCCACAGGAAAATAA
- a CDS encoding pyridoxal phosphate-dependent aminotransferase yields the protein METNKQLFAEPEHLHSVGFSPVRQVMEKMRTLERQGHQVIPFQIGEPDFDTPRCIVEATKQALDAKFTHYAPNRGSVEFRKAIGQLLFQKGLQYDPETEILVTVGGAEAIFDGVFAFLDKGDEVIVPTPSFMNYRNDIAMAGGRFVELPLRAEDSFQINITALKQAITPKTKMLIINNPSNPTGIIFTPDVLKQVAKIAVRYNLIVFSDEIYDEIVYDGTPCVSIATFPGMRERTIVMNGFSKSFAMTGWRVGYLAAPPSVITTMLKVHQYVSTCIPTFIQEGLASSMLSAECQADRRAMVAAFSRKRKLLLEGLSTIPQLRFSVPHGAFYVFVDVSSSGVDGSQFADRLLAERHVAVVPGIGFSPSASRFVRFSFATSEENIREGVERIRRFVGSLAK from the coding sequence ATGGAAACGAATAAGCAGTTGTTCGCCGAGCCGGAACATCTCCATTCGGTTGGATTCTCCCCGGTACGTCAGGTAATGGAAAAAATGCGGACACTGGAACGGCAGGGCCATCAAGTCATTCCGTTTCAGATTGGAGAACCTGATTTCGATACCCCACGATGTATTGTGGAAGCGACAAAACAAGCTTTGGATGCTAAGTTCACCCACTACGCCCCTAATCGGGGTTCGGTGGAGTTTCGGAAGGCAATCGGGCAATTGCTATTTCAAAAGGGACTGCAGTATGATCCGGAAACGGAGATTTTGGTTACCGTAGGTGGTGCGGAGGCTATTTTTGACGGAGTTTTCGCCTTTTTGGATAAAGGGGATGAAGTCATTGTCCCGACCCCGTCATTCATGAATTACCGCAATGATATTGCCATGGCAGGTGGCAGGTTTGTGGAATTGCCTCTACGTGCGGAAGACTCTTTTCAGATAAACATTACAGCCTTGAAACAAGCCATTACACCAAAGACGAAAATGCTCATCATCAATAATCCGAGCAATCCTACGGGAATCATCTTTACTCCTGATGTGCTTAAGCAAGTCGCCAAGATTGCGGTACGCTACAATCTGATCGTATTCTCGGATGAGATCTATGATGAGATCGTCTATGACGGGACTCCTTGTGTTTCCATTGCAACCTTTCCCGGAATGCGGGAGCGAACCATCGTCATGAATGGATTTTCGAAATCCTTTGCCATGACCGGATGGAGGGTCGGGTATCTCGCCGCACCTCCATCTGTCATCACTACCATGTTGAAGGTCCATCAGTATGTATCCACCTGCATTCCGACTTTCATCCAGGAAGGACTTGCAAGTTCTATGCTTTCAGCAGAATGCCAGGCCGACCGAAGAGCTATGGTTGCAGCATTCTCCAGGAAACGGAAATTGTTGCTTGAAGGATTATCGACAATTCCTCAATTGCGTTTTTCCGTACCTCATGGGGCGTTTTATGTTTTTGTAGATGTGTCGTCTTCAGGGGTGGACGGTAGCCAATTTGCCGACAGACTACTTGCCGAAAGGCATGTAGCAGTGGTTCCCGGCATCGGGTTTTCCCCCTCTGCCAGTCGGTTTGTCAGATTTTCCTTTGCAACTTCAGAGGAGAACATTAGGGAAGGGGTAGAACGTATCCGCAGGTTTGTCGGATCTCTTGCCAAATGA
- a CDS encoding methyl-accepting chemotaxis protein, which produces MKLSIATKIGGSFAIMILLALFVGGVGIFSLERYRRSVDSATNAHMINEMILEVRKTEKNYLLRKNSSDIDLLKKQMQGITSLAEETAAILADKENKALMREVGTGGEAYKKAFDEMTASIDRENQAVGVWVDVGNIFTDTTDRIQNSVIAPKVAEAMQSRDFDTLMKWQRIETYLANSVIAKFWQVRYHALAYAYTDKSDERWEQFNTVIDEFEANLTRWEEISTGEEQIGSAVTVIRKALADYREASQNFRNESLTQRKLEESLVESARSGQDLIQKALDNLEADRTNARLQARSLTLTFLIIVLLFGVILAILITRSITIAMTQGVAFAKEIAKGNLSARLSYNSKDEIGALADAMREMVAKLRDIVQDVNSASEGVRTGSEEISSAAQQLSQGATEQASAAEQVSSSMEEMSSSIKQNADNSTQTERIAKKVAEDAETGGKAVFETVAAMRQISEKIQVINEISRQTNLLALNAAIEAARAGEQGKGFAVVAAEVRKLAERSQSAASEIITLTKNSVSVAEDAGKLLEQIVPEIRKTADLVQEISAASGEQDSGASQINQAIIQLDQVIQQNASFSEELASMSEELAGQAANLSDTISFFSLTEDRSGTRIEQKKSLPSPPKSITAPKKIKKPAARKKEQTGIVPAKPQPSQAKEKAKDKQETKPVTGIPMSAILGDKPVPGGPDKLDDDFEEF; this is translated from the coding sequence ATGAAACTTAGCATAGCAACCAAGATCGGCGGTAGTTTTGCCATAATGATTTTATTAGCGCTCTTTGTAGGGGGCGTGGGGATCTTCTCGCTTGAACGCTACCGTAGGAGCGTGGATTCGGCTACAAATGCGCATATGATCAACGAAATGATTCTCGAAGTACGCAAAACGGAAAAGAACTACCTCCTAAGAAAAAATAGTTCGGATATTGATCTGCTGAAAAAACAGATGCAGGGAATTACCTCTCTCGCCGAGGAAACCGCTGCCATACTGGCGGATAAAGAAAACAAAGCACTCATGCGTGAAGTTGGCACCGGCGGGGAGGCTTATAAAAAGGCGTTTGATGAGATGACTGCCAGTATCGACAGGGAAAACCAGGCAGTAGGTGTGTGGGTCGATGTAGGCAATATTTTCACCGATACCACCGACAGGATACAGAACTCGGTTATAGCCCCGAAGGTCGCCGAAGCCATGCAATCCAGAGACTTCGACACTCTCATGAAATGGCAACGCATTGAAACCTATCTCGCCAATTCCGTTATTGCAAAATTCTGGCAGGTACGCTATCACGCCCTGGCCTACGCATACACAGACAAGAGCGACGAGAGGTGGGAACAATTCAATACGGTCATCGATGAATTCGAGGCAAATCTTACCAGATGGGAAGAGATCAGCACGGGCGAAGAGCAGATAGGCTCGGCCGTTACAGTTATCAGAAAGGCTTTAGCCGATTACCGGGAGGCTTCCCAAAATTTCAGAAACGAGTCATTAACCCAACGAAAGCTGGAAGAAAGCCTTGTAGAGTCTGCACGATCAGGGCAGGATCTGATCCAAAAGGCATTGGATAATCTCGAGGCCGACAGAACCAATGCACGACTCCAGGCCCGTTCGCTTACCCTAACCTTTCTTATTATCGTCCTGCTCTTCGGTGTTATCCTCGCCATTCTCATCACCCGCTCGATAACCATAGCAATGACCCAGGGTGTGGCATTTGCGAAGGAGATCGCAAAGGGAAACCTTAGCGCGAGGCTATCTTATAACAGCAAAGATGAAATTGGTGCTCTTGCCGATGCCATGAGGGAAATGGTGGCTAAACTCAGGGATATTGTTCAGGATGTCAACTCCGCTTCGGAGGGAGTGCGGACCGGGAGTGAAGAAATCAGTAGCGCGGCCCAGCAGCTGAGCCAGGGGGCAACGGAGCAGGCATCAGCTGCCGAACAGGTCTCTTCATCAATGGAAGAGATGAGTTCCAGTATTAAACAGAATGCCGATAACTCAACCCAGACCGAACGGATTGCAAAAAAAGTTGCCGAGGACGCGGAAACAGGTGGAAAAGCGGTATTCGAAACGGTAGCGGCGATGCGGCAAATCAGCGAGAAGATCCAGGTTATCAACGAGATCAGCCGCCAGACAAACCTTCTTGCCCTCAACGCAGCGATTGAGGCAGCAAGGGCGGGAGAACAGGGCAAAGGCTTTGCCGTGGTTGCCGCCGAGGTCCGCAAGCTGGCGGAAAGAAGCCAGAGCGCGGCATCGGAAATTATCACCCTAACGAAGAACAGCGTTTCTGTAGCAGAAGATGCGGGAAAACTCCTCGAGCAGATCGTGCCGGAAATTAGAAAAACAGCGGATCTTGTTCAGGAAATCAGTGCCGCTTCGGGAGAACAGGATTCGGGCGCAAGCCAGATCAACCAGGCAATTATCCAGCTTGATCAGGTCATTCAGCAAAATGCAAGTTTCAGCGAAGAATTGGCATCCATGAGCGAAGAGCTCGCCGGACAAGCTGCAAACCTTTCAGACACGATCTCCTTTTTCTCACTTACCGAGGACCGGTCGGGAACAAGAATAGAGCAGAAGAAATCCTTGCCTTCTCCCCCCAAAAGCATCACTGCACCAAAGAAAATAAAGAAACCTGCAGCCAGAAAAAAAGAGCAAACAGGCATTGTCCCGGCAAAACCACAGCCTTCCCAGGCAAAAGAAAAAGCGAAGGATAAGCAGGAGACGAAACCGGTAACAGGTATTCCAATGTCGGCAATATTGGGAGACAAGCCCGTCCCCGGAGGGCCAGATAAACTCGATGATGACTTCGAAGAGTTCTAA